The stretch of DNA GGCGGTCGCCTACTTCACGGTGACCGAGGCGCTCACCAATGTGGCCAAGCACGCTCGGGCCACCCGGGCTTGGGTGGAGATCCGGCGGGAGGGCTCCCGCCTGGACGTTAGGGTGGGCGACGACGGGCGTGGCGGGGCCGACCCCGGGGCCGGCACCGGTCTGACCGGTCTGGCGGACCGCGTCTCCGGGGTGGACGGGCGGTTCCGGATCAGCAGTCCGGTGGGTGGACCGACCGTGATCGAGGTGGAACTGCCATGCGGGTAGTGCTGGCCGAGGACTCCGCGCTGCTGCGCCAGGGCATCGAGCTGCTGCTCAGCGAGCAGGGGATCGAGGTGGTCGCCGCGGTCGGCGACGGGGAGCAACTCCTGCGCGCGGTGGCCGAGCACCGGCCGGACGCCTGCGTGACGGACGTCCGGATGCCGCCCACCTTCCTGGACGAGGGCCTGCGCGCCGCACTGGCGGTACGCGCCCGCTGGCCGGAGACCGCCGTGCTGGTGCTCTCCAACTACGTCGAGGAGCGCTACGCCATCGACCTGGTCAACACCGATGACCACGGGGTCGGTTACCTGCTCAAGGACCGGGTGTCGGACGCCGAGGAGTTCGTGGACGCGCTGCGCCGGGTCGCCGCGGGCGAGACGGTCCTCGACCCGGAGGTGGTCAAGCAGCTGCTGGCCGGCAGCCGGCAGCGGGACCCGCTGGCCACCCTGACGCCGCGCGAGCGGGAGGTGCTCACGGCCATGGCGGGGGGCCGCTCCAACGCCGGGATCGCGGCCGATCTGGTGATCGGCACGGCGGCGGTGGAGAAGTACATCCGCAGCATCTTCGTGAAGTTCGATCTGCAGCAGGAGGCGGGAGACCACCGCCGCGTGCTCGCCGTGCTGCGCTACCTGGGGGCTTGAGATCGGTACCACGCCGAGGATGCGCCGCGGCATCCTGCTCATCGGGCTGGCCCTCCTCGTCACGGTCGTCGCCCTGGCCGGCTGGGGCGTGGTCGCCCTGCTCCCGGCGCACCACCCGTACCGCGGCGACTGGCACCAGGACGCGGCCGGCGCCGGCCGGTTGACGGTCCGGTCCGACGGTCTCGACCTGGCGCTCGGTCAGGGCGGCGCCTCGCAGGTCACGGTGGCCGTGAGCGGCAGCTACACGGGCCGTGCTCCGCTGGTCTCCGTCGCCCGGTCCGGGCCGGAGGTCACGGTCACCGCCCACTGCTCCGCCGGCTGCTCGGGCCATCTGCAGGTCACGGTGCCGGCCGGCCTGGCCGCGCAGGTGAGCGCCGGGGACGCGGGGATCCGGGCGGAGGGCCTGACCGGCCGGCTGGAGCTGACCACCGGGCTGGGCAGGGTCGAGGTGGACGGGTCGTCCGGCCCGCTGACCGTGCGGAGCACCAACGGCGCGGTGATCCTCGCCGACAGCAGCGCCCCGGAGGCCGAGGTGGTCAGCACCGACGGCGCGGTCAGCGCCTCCTTCACGGCGGCACCCGCCTCCCTGAAGGTCACCACGGGCTACGGCCGGGTCGACCTCAGGGTGCCGCACGGGGCCACCTACCACGTCGACGCGCAGAGCTCCTGGTCGGCGCCGAGCGTCTCGCTGCCGAACACCGCCACGGACGCGCCGCACAGCGTGGTGGTGAGGACCACGCGCGGAGAGATCACGGTGCACTGAGCACGTCCGTGCCGCGAACGACGGTGGCGCCCCCGGGATCTCCCGGGGGCGCCACCGTCGTTCGCGGGCCAGGGGCCGACCCGGGGGGTTATCCCTACCCCGGTTCGGTGGGCTGGCCGCGTGTCCGGCGCAGGCCGAACTGCGGTTGGCTGGAAGGCAGATGGCAGACGGCCGCTGCAGGCCGGCGCGGGTACGCCCCCGCAGCGCCGCCGCGGACCACCGCCCCAGGCCGACGACCGATGTTGGAGAAGAACCATGCGCCAAACCTCCTCACCCCTGCGCGCCCCGTTCGGCAAGGCCGGCGTCTGGGCCCTCGCGGGCGCCTCGGCCGCAGCCGCGGCCGCCGCCTGGTGGGCGACCGACTCCGCGCCGTACCCCTACGCGCAGCACCGACTGCTCGACCTGCCACTGCCGTTCCTGTCCTGGGAGCGGCTGGCCGAGCAGCTCCGGCCGCTGCCGGGCGAGCGGATGCTGGAGATCGGCCCCGGCACCGGGCTGCAGTCGCTCCAGGTGGCGCCTCGGCTCGGCGCCGAAGGCCGGCTGGACATCGTCGACATCCAGCAGGAGATGCTCGACCACGTGATGCGGCGGGCCGATGCCACCGGCCTCGACACCATCGTCCCCACCCTGGCCGACGCACGCGAACTCCCCTTCGAGGACGCCACGTTCGACGCCGCCTACCTGGTCACCGCGCTGGGCGAGATCCCGGACGTGCCCGCCGCCCTGAGCGAGCTGCGCCGGGTGCTCAAGCCGACCGGCCGGCTGGTCGTCGGCGAGTTCTTCGACCGCCACCAGATCCGTCCGGCGGCCCTGGCCCGGCAGGCCAACGCCGTCGGCCTGCACGTCATCCGGCAGTCCGGACCGGCCCTGTCCTACTTCGCGCTGCTGCGGCCGTGCACCTCGGGCTCCGAGGGCCGGCCGCAGGCCGGTGCCGCGGACCGGCGTGCGACCACCGTCGACGCCTGACCGGGCCGGGAGGACCGTCGTGAACACTTCCGGTATCCGACGCGCGGCCGAGCGCGAGTGGGGCCCGCTCCACCGCCGGGCGCGCGCCCGGCTGCGGGACAAGGGCCCCGCCGCACTGCCCGTCACCCTGGCCGCCGGCTGCCTGGTGCTGCTGTTCGCGGCGGTCGACGCGTTACCCGGCGGGGCGGACTTCGTCTCCCGGATCGGTGTGGTCCGGGCCACCGAGCCGTGGGGCCTCGCGCTGCTGCGCTTCCCGCTCTCGATCTTCGTGCCGGCCCTGGGCCTGCCGGTCTGGGGGGGCGCTGGCCCAGGTCTTCGTGGTCTTCGCGGTCGCCGAGCTGACTCTCGGCCCGCGGCGCACGCTAGCCGTCGGCTACGCCTGCTCGCTGGTGGGCACCTGCTACGCGCGCTTCGGGGTCTCCCGCCCGCCCGGCCACCTGCTCCACCTGCCCGCCGCCTTCGCCCAGGTCCGCGACACCGGCCCGTCGGCGGCCGTGATCGGGCTGGGCCTGCTGGTCAGCTGGCGGTTCGGGGCGCGCTGGACCGCGCTGGGCGTGGTGCTGCTGACGACCGCGATGACCGTACTGGACCCGGAGTTGGCGGGCTACGAGCACATGGCCGCCCTGGTGACCGCCGCCCTGCTGCTGCTCGCGGACGGGATCGCCCGCAGGCAGGCCGCCCGCAGGTTGACCGCCCGTAGGCAGGCCGCCCGCGCTGCGCACGGTCACGGATCCCGGTCTCTCGAAGGGGTGGTGGCGGGTGGCGAAGGCGCCGTGCTCGGCGACCGCTAGGTACGCGAGGAAGTCAGTCTTGGCCGACATCGACCAGCCTCCCGATCGTGGAGCGTTCCGGCGACCCCCACCAGGCCAACCCGAAGGCCCCGAGCACGGCGCCCAGCACCAGCCAGGCCGTGGTGAGCCCGCCCGCGTCCACCAGCCACCCGGCCAGCAGTGAGAAGCCCGCCTTGGCCGAGCCCGCGACGGCGTTGCGCACCACGCTGAACCGGCCGACCCGGCCTTCGGGCGGCGCCTGGTTGGTCAGCACCTGCATCACCATCACGTGCGCCGTCAGCACCGCGGTGGCCACGAGCATGAGCAGCACCACGGCCGGCCGCCAGTGGAACGCGGCGAAGCAGGCGACCAGCGCGCCGCCCGTGCCGAGCGCGGTGTTCAGGGTCGCCGCTGCGGAGAGCCGTCCGCTGGAGAGAGCCATCCCAGCCAGGAACCCGCCGCACATCGAGGTCACGGTCAGCACCGAGTAGAAGAGTCCGGAGCCGGGGGCCACGGCTTGGGCCAGCGGCACCATCAGGGTCGAGACGAACGGGAGCGCGCCACTGCTGGGGACCGAGTACAGCAGGATCAGCCGCAACCGGCCCGCCGGGTCCTCGAGTTCGACGTCGGTGGGTGTCGGCCCGGCCACCAGCTGAGCCGTGGGGGCCGGGGTCGCCGCCGTGCCTTCGGGGCGCGTCCTGGCGACCCGCCACACGGCGGCGAGGCTGACCAGGTAGAGCACGGCGGCCAGGGTGAAGCACCAGTCGGCCGCGCTGGTGTCGAGCAGCAGGCCGGAGATCCCGCCGCCGACCAGACCGCCGACCAGGGCGAGCGAGGTGGCGCGCTCCACCAGCCGTACTGCCTCGGAGCGGGCGAAGTGCCGGCGCACGAACCGGCCCACGTAGGCCTTGTTGAGCGTCTTGACCACACTCAGACTGCACTGGACCAGCGCGAAGGCTCCGAGCAGCGCGCCCTGGGGCAGGTCGGCCGCCCAGACCAGGGCCAGGGCGGTCGAACCGGCGAAGAGCACCCAGTTGGTGAGCGAGAGCAGACGCCCCGCGGAGCCGGAATCGGCCTTCTTCCGCAGCACCAGCCCCAGCACCACCCCCGGGAGGTAGGCGGCGGCGTTGACCGCGCCCACGATCACCGCGTTGTGGGTGAGCAGGTACGTCGCCCAGAGGATGGCCACCGCCTGGAGCGTCTCGGCGG from Kitasatospora sp. MMS16-BH015 encodes:
- a CDS encoding response regulator transcription factor, which encodes MRVVLAEDSALLRQGIELLLSEQGIEVVAAVGDGEQLLRAVAEHRPDACVTDVRMPPTFLDEGLRAALAVRARWPETAVLVLSNYVEERYAIDLVNTDDHGVGYLLKDRVSDAEEFVDALRRVAAGETVLDPEVVKQLLAGSRQRDPLATLTPREREVLTAMAGGRSNAGIAADLVIGTAAVEKYIRSIFVKFDLQQEAGDHRRVLAVLRYLGA
- a CDS encoding class I SAM-dependent methyltransferase; this translates as MRQTSSPLRAPFGKAGVWALAGASAAAAAAAWWATDSAPYPYAQHRLLDLPLPFLSWERLAEQLRPLPGERMLEIGPGTGLQSLQVAPRLGAEGRLDIVDIQQEMLDHVMRRADATGLDTIVPTLADARELPFEDATFDAAYLVTALGEIPDVPAALSELRRVLKPTGRLVVGEFFDRHQIRPAALARQANAVGLHVIRQSGPALSYFALLRPCTSGSEGRPQAGAADRRATTVDA
- a CDS encoding DUF4097 family beta strand repeat-containing protein, with protein sequence MRRGILLIGLALLVTVVALAGWGVVALLPAHHPYRGDWHQDAAGAGRLTVRSDGLDLALGQGGASQVTVAVSGSYTGRAPLVSVARSGPEVTVTAHCSAGCSGHLQVTVPAGLAAQVSAGDAGIRAEGLTGRLELTTGLGRVEVDGSSGPLTVRSTNGAVILADSSAPEAEVVSTDGAVSASFTAAPASLKVTTGYGRVDLRVPHGATYHVDAQSSWSAPSVSLPNTATDAPHSVVVRTTRGEITVH